CTCATGAACTTCTTCAAGGGAATTCCAAAGGAACTGGAAGAGGCCGCATTTATTGACGGTGCCAGTCCGCTTAAAATTCTGCTCAAAATCTTCATCCCCATTTCCATGCCGAGTCTGGCAACGATCATGCTGTTTGTTATTGTGGGGCACTGGAACAATTTCTTCGACGGCATCATTCTGATTAACGACAGCTCCAAAATCCCGCTCCAGACCTATCTGCAGCAGCTCAGTCTCACACGGGATCAGATGCAGAATCTTTCGGTCGAACAGCTGCAGCAGTTCAATAAAATCTCCAATACAACGTTGAATTCTGCCAAAATTCTGGTATCCATGATTCCCATTCTGATGATATATCCTTTTCTGCAACGTTATCTAATCCACGGAATCGTACTTGGAGCCGTAAAAGAATAGTTCTGGTTATCAGCATCATCTGCAGTTCTGCCTGAGAAATATGGAAGGGGGTGAAGGAACACCGTCAGGGACAGGCGTGAACAGAGCTGGAGCAAGGGATTGACACTGCTTTACGGGTAAAACTGTTAGTTATACGTCGATTGGAGAAGGGAAGGGATCTGATGAGCAAAAGGAAAATGGTTAGCCTCACGCTGGTACTCAGCATTATTCTGGTCACCACCATGGGGGCAACAAGCGGTGGCAAGAATCGCTATGCAGATCAGGCGCAGTGGTCGCAAGAGAAGCTGCATGAATACTACTGGAACGATGCATCAAAAATGATGAATAATGCTTATCCATCAACACCAGAAGGTGAACAGGCATTGAATTACTGGTGGAAGGCCCATGCGGTCGATGCATTGGTGGACGGATACGAACGTACAGGAGACAAGGCCTACACTGAGCGTGCAGAAGAACTCGTTCGCAGTATCATTGCACGCAATAGTTCACTTCACAATGAATTCTACGATGATATGGAATGGCTCGCGCTCGCCGGGCTTCGTCTGTATGATGCAACAGGCAGTGAAGAGATGAAGGGATACGTAATGGAGTTGTGGGATGACATCAAGACCGCCTGGTGGGAAGATGAGCTTGGCGGTATGGCTTGGAAAAAGGATCAGCGTTATAACCGAAATGCATGCTCCAATGGGCCTGCCGCTATCTTGGCTGCAAGGTTGTATGAACGTTTTGGCGATGAGCGGGATCTGGAATGGGCCAAAAAAATATATGATTGGGAGAAACAACATCTGGTTAATCCGAAAACGGGCCTGGTAGCGGATGGTTTGGTGCTGAAGGAGGATGGCACACTGGATGTGAATGAAGCATGGATCTTTACGTACAATCAAGGCACGTTTATCGGAGCGGGTGTTGAACTCTACCGGATAACAGGAAAGAAGACGTATATGAAAGATGCCGAGAAAACCGCAGCTGGTTCTTTGAAGACCTTAACGGATGAGAAGACGGGCATATTTAAAGAGGACGGCGACGGGGACGGGGCGTTGTTCAAAGGCATCCTGATCCGCTACATGGTTGAGTTGTATGAAGTCGGGCATAACAAGAGCCTGAAAAAGGCAGTCTATCGCAATGCCGATGCCTTACTGAAAGGTAGCCGGGACAATGGATTGTTCGGTCAGGCATGGGGTAAAGCAGCCCAGAACCCACTCGACCTTACGGCTCAGCTCAGCGGCGTATTTCTGCTGGAAGGAGCTGCTAAGCTGGAAGACGGCAAAGCGGATAAGCCAGGTAAACCGGATAGACCAGTGAAGAAGTAGCCATTTGAGTGGAAGATAGGTTAATAGGATAGTAATTATTAGAGGTCAGCGCCTGCATGAGTCTTTCCAAGAGAAAGATCATGCGGTGCTGTTATGTTCCGGTGTCACTGTTAAACGGTAAATCAGCGTGAGGCTTCATTCGAAAAAAGCATCGTACCCAATTACTCAGGGTACGATGCTTTTATGCGTCTGCAAATTCATTGTAGGTATGGTGATTACTTGCTAGCGGGTAAGTTGTAGCTTTCTCGGATTAGGGAGAAATAGTCATCAGCACGGACAACCTTGAATTCTGTTCCGAGTTCTTCGGTGATCGCCAGTGCATCGGATGGAGTCGTACTCCATGCAAGCAATCCAAGGGAAACGAACAATGGCGATTTACCATCCCAATTCGCTTTCGCTTCATTCAGCACCTGTAATCCATCCTGCACGGTACTTATCCCACGAATTGTGGATACGGGCAGGCTATCATCAACGATTTCCACACCATAGTTGTCTTCATAGCTGATGAATAAGCCGGGTGCATGATAATCCTGTGCATAAGCCTTGGCTTTAAATGGCGTGAGAGGTACATTCTCGCTGTCTACACGGTTCAACACATAAGGAATGGTCATGCCAGTCTTTTTCATATATTTTTCAGTTTGCTGCAAAAATTGCCGGAAGCTTGAGTCGGGCCATGCCTCTGGATAGAAGTATCCTGCACCGGATGGTCCTGCGATCAGCAGATCATTCGGGGTTGCGGTGTTCACATAATAATTCAATATTGCTGGTGCACCTTCGTAGAGAAGCGGGCTTGAAGTCCAGTTAATCGGAACCTTACCCCTGGCCGGATCATCCCACATCACACGCATGCGATGCTGGTTATACTGAAAATTATCGCCTTCCGTAAAGGTATACGTTACATAGATTTTGTTCTCCAGCGCAGGTCGCGGAGATTTTTTCACCGGGGTGAGATTCGGTTTTGTCCCCGAGAAAACAGTCAGGTTGCTGAACCAATCCGCTGCGAGAACATAGACGCCATATCGAGATGCGATCTCAACGGAGCTGAACTCACCTTCGACATCATTGCTAAACCAGCCAAGGTAGGGAGTTCCGGGTTTTACATCAGACATGATCTTCTCGAAGAGTGCTTTTTGCTCAGGTATATTGGAATCCAACCAGAATACCATCGCTTTATTAGCGACTGCATAATCCCTTAAATATGCATAGGGCTCCCGTTGCTCAGCCGAGAGAGGGCGGATATTACCCGCGGATACTTTATACTGATTCCACATGTCCACTTCAGCCGTCAGGTTCTGAGTACCCGCAGGAGGAGTGAATTCATACACAAAATAATTGCCATTATCGGCGAAACGGTGGCCGCCTTCTCCTTCAGCAACCTTGGAATTCTGTCTGTCATAGAGGAATTGTTCTTCTTCCGGTGTTCCTGCGATAAAGTTAGCGATCTCTTTTCCATCCGCCTTGACCGTAATCTCATGTACAGCCGGTCCCCAGCCATCCTGAGTGAAAGCGTCATCAAATCGGAGATATACTGAAGATTTTCCCAAGAGTGAAGAAAGGTCCAGGGAATACGTGTCACGGTTGCTTGCATCTCGAATCTGTTGTTTTTCCTCCGTTATCGTAACAAAGGATTCAGGCATGCCGGATGGAATGCGAATCGCCGTATCCGGATCAAGTCCAATTAACATCTGGTGGTTCGTTTTCTTCCACAGATTCTCATACTGCCAGGTATAGGCATCTATCCGACTATTGAATTTACCCCGCAGGTCATCTACAATCTTCAATTTGTAAGGGGCTTTGGACAATTTGACTGCTAACTCGGGACTGGCAACCACAGCATTCTTCAGTCCTGCGAGCGTGGTTGCTACGTTAATCGTATCAGGTACTTTGGGATCATATACAACCATGCCTTTGACTTCGTTGCGATAAGCAGAGAACACTTCCCAATAATCCTGATGAAGCGTGTAAGGCACCTTGATGTCCTTAAGCCAGGTCAATTTTCCTTCTTCCTGGGACTCAATCAGATAGATTCGGGGTTGTTCTCTGTTAACGATACCCTGTAATGTTCCCAGCAACAATTTGATGTCACCTGACGCATCATAGATGTCGGCTGCATCCAAATGTTTCGGCTTTTTGAAACTTGGCAGTTCACGGTGTTTGGACCCATCAGGTTTGGCTGTCTGTACATTCGTTTCCGTAGCTGAAGCAGCGCCGGCGGTTAATGAAAAAGCGCATATGAGAGCTAAACAGAGCATCGTGAATCTACGAGCCATGGCGAATTCACTCCTTGTTATAGTCAAGAATTAGAGTATGTGCCCGTAATACCCACCCTCCTCTTGTGGCCAAAAGCCAATCCACACATCTCTATCCAACACATATTAAATATATTCATATATAATTTTACAAGGGGTTCGACAAAACTTCCCATTATTCCTGGAAATCAGGCATATTAAATGCGATGATATCAAGGAGATAATCTTTGCAACTGCAGATAAGCTCAGCTTGTTTATTGCACTTGCAGGTGAAAGGATATATTATATATCTCAAATATTATGAATGAATTGGTGATGTGATCAAAATGAGTACAAATGATCGAATTCCACTGTATCAACAAATCCAGGACTATATCAGACATGTCATAACTCAAGAAAATATGAAACCCGGTGATCGCATACCGACAGAGAAGGAACTGATGGATCAGTTTCAGGTCAGTAAAATTACAGTTGCCAATGCCTTGACCGGATTAGCAAATGAAAAGTTAATTGCGCGTGTGCCGGGGAAAGGCAGTTTTGTAGCTGAAGAAGCGGATAGTGCTTCTATGACCTCATCGCAAGCGAACACAATGAAAGGTAGAGAGGGGACACTGTCTACAGGAATGATTGGCATCATTGTGCCCTCCATCCATGATTATTTTGCCATCAGGCTCGTTGAGGGAATTGAGCAAGCCTTGCGTGACGAAGGATATCGCAGCATGATCATGTTTACACATGGCAAGGTGGATAAAGAGAAGGATGTCATCAAGGAAATGAAGGCGCTTGGGGCAGAAGGTCTATTAATCTTTCCTGTTGATGAAGAGAACTACAACGAGGAGATCCTTGGCATGAAGCTCTCGGGTTTTCCTTTTGTACTGATGGACCGTTATTTGCCAGGGGTCGAGACACATTATATTGCGGCAGATGGCAGACGGGGCACAAGGCTAGCTGTGGAGCATCTTTGGGAGCTGGGACACCGGGATATCGCTATTTGCTCGGATTCTCCCCTTCAGACAGTTACGGTTCAGGAGCGGATCGAAGGTTATATTGAGGCTTTAAAAGGCAAAGGCGCGTTAATTAATCCTGCTCATATGATCACAGATTTCCAACCGTTAACTGAACTTAAGGAAGCGGAGGCCCATCCTTTGTATCGATATATCCAAAATCGAATGGTCACAGCCTATGTTTCGCTTAACGGCAGGTTGGGTGTGCAAATCTATCAAATGGCCAAGCAAGCAGGGCTTCAAGTGCCTGAAGATGTATCGATAGTAAGCTTCGATGATCCCACCTCAATCGTGGAGGAATTCAGTATATTTACCCATGTTAAGCAATTTGAGCGGGATATGGGGTATCGGGCAGCTGCTAAATTACTGGAAGTATTACGTGGTCATGGGGAAACGAAAAGTTATAGCAAAATGCTGATTGAACCCGAGCTGGTCGTACGTCAAACTACCGGAACGGTTCCTCAAGCTTAATTTAACAAGAAAAGAAAACCTTTTCCGTAGAGAAGCGGAGAAGGTTTTTTTATGTTTGTATAAAAAACATATTGAATATATTCATATCATATATTATAGTCTAGAAAAAGATGGATAGTCATACATTGCAACCCAAATCAAATACGAGCTTGGGGAGGTTAAGAAAATGGCACGAGATCGAAAGGAAGAGCGTACGGGATTTCAAGAATCTGCTGCTTACCATCCGGATTATGATTTACAGACTGACTTTGTGATGGTTTACGGGATTGATGAGTCGATGCAGGAACGCATTCTGAAGTGGAAAGAAAAAGGATATGTGGTTCATTTGATGACAGGAGTTGCTTGGGGGACCTACAACAGCTATTTGGATGGTGAGGTCGATGGAGCAACACATTGGGATGAAGCTCAAATGGACCGGGAAGGCAACATGATTCTTCATGGGAGCGAGCCAGTCATTCCATACATGGTGCCTACCATTTCCTTTGGTCATTACATAGCGGATCGAATACGTATTGCCGTTGACGCCGGTGTGGAAGCCATCCATCTGGAGGAACCTGAATTCTGGGTAAACGGAGGCTATTCAGAAGCTTTTAAACGGGAATGGCAGTTGTATTACAAAGAGCCTTGGATTCCGCCACATGCTTCACCTGATGCCCAATTTCGAGCTTCCAAATTAAAAGCGTATTTATATACACGTGTCCTGGACCGATTATGTGCCGAGATGAAGGACTACGCGTTAAAACGTTATGGTCGTGTCCTTCGCTTTTATGTTCCGACTCATAGTCTGATTAATTACACACAGTGGCGTATTGTCAGTCCACAATCTCAGCTTCTAGAGCTGCCCTCCATCGATGGGTATATTGCACAGATCTGGACCGGGACATCCCGAACCCCCAATGTGTATGAAGGGTTGCGTAAGGAACGTACGTTTGAAACCGCTTACCTCGAATACGGCGTCATGCAGGAACTGGTTCGTGGGACCGACAGACGAATGTGGTTCCTGCATGATCCGATCGAAGATAACCCGAATTACACCTGGGCTGATTACCGCCAGAACTATTTAAAAACGGTGGTTGCCTCACTGCTGCATCCCGGGGTCGCCCATTATGAAGTCGCACCTTGGCCTCGACGCATCTTTCAATGCACTTATCCATCCGAGGATGGTTCTGGCAAGGAGCAAATTCCGTCAGACTATGCCACAACTTTGCTTCAGGTCATGCACACTCTTGGTAACATGAATCAGGATGTGATTGAAACAGCAGAGGAGCCATTACAAGTTGGCGTTTTTATTGCTGACTCAGCAATGTTTCAACGAATGAAGCCAGATCCAAATGCACCTCATGCCGGTAAATACGATGGGACAGATCCTGAAGGATTCCAGGAGGATGGCGATACAGAACTACTCGATTTTTCTCCTTTTTACGGTCTGACACTGCCGTTATTGAAACATGGTATTCCTGTCCGTCCACTTCAACTGGATAATGTAAGGCGGTATCCGGGTTACTTGGCAACTTATCGTGTGCTCATACTGAGCTATGAATTTATCAAACCGGAATATCCGGACATTCATTATGCCCTTGCACAGTGGGTACAGGATGGTGGAGCGTTAATCTATGTAGGCGATGACAGCGACCCGTATCAAGATATTCGTGCATGGTGGAACCATGACCGCAAGCATGAGCAGTCAGATCAGACGTATAACTCCCCTCGAGCACATTTGTTTGAACAACTAGGTCTAAAAGATAAGAGGCAAGGTGTCAATAAGGTAGGAAAAGGGGTAGTTTACTGGCTGGATGAACATCCGGCTGACTTCACTTTATCGAAGGCAGGGGCTGATCGGCTGCGCCAATCTGTCAAAGAAACGATGGAAGCTGTCCACGGACCAGAACTACAGTGGGAATCGAAACCATATTTCAAAATTAGACGAGGTCCCTATCTAATCGTATCGGTGCTCGATGAATCGGTCAGCGAAGAGGCAGTAGTCATTCCAGGTCCGATTGTGGATTTGTTCAATTCAAAGCTCTCAGTGCTGAGCCAGGTGACCCTAAATCCGGGAGAGCAAGCCTTGCTCTATGATATTGAAGCGGGTCGTCCAACGGATGGAGAAGTATCCGTCATTGCTGCTTCTTCCCGAATAGAAGGTCTATCTCAGTCGGCCACAGGTTTTCGATTCATTGCAAGAGGACCTTCCAACATGAAGGCAACAGCAAGGTTGTATTGCAAGGCCAGACCATTATCTGCCCAGTATGTCATTCAAGAGCAGATGGTCCCCGTGGTATGGGAATGGGACCCGGATTCAAAGACAGTGCTTCTTCAGTACGAACATGGCAAAGAGAACAATGCAGAGGTTCATGTCCGCTGGACTTCCTGAATTCACAATACAACCTGATTGATGTAACAGAGAGGAGTATACTAGCATGCCCTACGAACCGATAAGGCCAGAACGGTTAAAACAGATGTTAAACAAACTTCGGGAAGCCATATATGAGCCGATTGCCGAATTAGAAGTGACGGCTTGGATTACACCAGAGCCCGTACCTTACGAGGAACGGATGACCGGCACGAAAGTGACACTCAAGCAAGGAGAACAATGGGGAGAATTATGGGATTGTGCCTGGTTCCGTTTTGCAGGTAATCTTCCGGCAGTCACAGGTAACCAAACCACGGTCCTCTTGCTGGATGTCAACGGTGAGCTGTGTCTGGTTGACCATGAAGGGTCACCTATCCAAGGGTTGACGACGATTAACTCCGAATTTGATTTTTCATTAGGTCTGCCTGGGAAACGAGTCGTGCAGCTCCATGAGACATCTGTAAATGGACAGGAAGTTGAAGTGTGGGCAGATGCAGGCAATAACGATCTGTTCGGCAAGTATCGGGGAGGGACGTTGAAAGAAGCACTTATCGCCTACTGTAGGGAAGATATTCGGGAACTCTATTACGATACCGAGGTGCTCTTGGAGACCGCAGAGCAGCTCCATGACGGTTCCGCTCGGAAGGAGAGAATCTATCAGACGCTCTATGATATTTCAGTACAGTTGATCGATTTCTCGAAAGAGAGTGTCGAGCAAGCGAAGAAACGACTACATGAACAGCTAACCCTGCAGGGGGGCGATCCGGTCTTAACCCTAAGCGCTGTGGGTCATGCTCATATAGATTTGGCCTGGTTATGGCCGATCCGTGAAACGATCCGTAAAGGAGCTAGAACGTTCTCAACTGTGCTTCGCATGATGGAGCGTTATCCTGATTATGTGTTCGGAGCGAGCCA
This window of the Paenibacillus marchantiae genome carries:
- a CDS encoding glycoside hydrolase family 76 protein — encoded protein: MSKRKMVSLTLVLSIILVTTMGATSGGKNRYADQAQWSQEKLHEYYWNDASKMMNNAYPSTPEGEQALNYWWKAHAVDALVDGYERTGDKAYTERAEELVRSIIARNSSLHNEFYDDMEWLALAGLRLYDATGSEEMKGYVMELWDDIKTAWWEDELGGMAWKKDQRYNRNACSNGPAAILAARLYERFGDERDLEWAKKIYDWEKQHLVNPKTGLVADGLVLKEDGTLDVNEAWIFTYNQGTFIGAGVELYRITGKKTYMKDAEKTAAGSLKTLTDEKTGIFKEDGDGDGALFKGILIRYMVELYEVGHNKSLKKAVYRNADALLKGSRDNGLFGQAWGKAAQNPLDLTAQLSGVFLLEGAAKLEDGKADKPGKPDRPVKK
- a CDS encoding GxGYxYP domain-containing protein, which gives rise to MARRFTMLCLALICAFSLTAGAASATETNVQTAKPDGSKHRELPSFKKPKHLDAADIYDASGDIKLLLGTLQGIVNREQPRIYLIESQEEGKLTWLKDIKVPYTLHQDYWEVFSAYRNEVKGMVVYDPKVPDTINVATTLAGLKNAVVASPELAVKLSKAPYKLKIVDDLRGKFNSRIDAYTWQYENLWKKTNHQMLIGLDPDTAIRIPSGMPESFVTITEEKQQIRDASNRDTYSLDLSSLLGKSSVYLRFDDAFTQDGWGPAVHEITVKADGKEIANFIAGTPEEEQFLYDRQNSKVAEGEGGHRFADNGNYFVYEFTPPAGTQNLTAEVDMWNQYKVSAGNIRPLSAEQREPYAYLRDYAVANKAMVFWLDSNIPEQKALFEKIMSDVKPGTPYLGWFSNDVEGEFSSVEIASRYGVYVLAADWFSNLTVFSGTKPNLTPVKKSPRPALENKIYVTYTFTEGDNFQYNQHRMRVMWDDPARGKVPINWTSSPLLYEGAPAILNYYVNTATPNDLLIAGPSGAGYFYPEAWPDSSFRQFLQQTEKYMKKTGMTIPYVLNRVDSENVPLTPFKAKAYAQDYHAPGLFISYEDNYGVEIVDDSLPVSTIRGISTVQDGLQVLNEAKANWDGKSPLFVSLGLLAWSTTPSDALAITEELGTEFKVVRADDYFSLIRESYNLPASK
- a CDS encoding GntR family transcriptional regulator gives rise to the protein MSTNDRIPLYQQIQDYIRHVITQENMKPGDRIPTEKELMDQFQVSKITVANALTGLANEKLIARVPGKGSFVAEEADSASMTSSQANTMKGREGTLSTGMIGIIVPSIHDYFAIRLVEGIEQALRDEGYRSMIMFTHGKVDKEKDVIKEMKALGAEGLLIFPVDEENYNEEILGMKLSGFPFVLMDRYLPGVETHYIAADGRRGTRLAVEHLWELGHRDIAICSDSPLQTVTVQERIEGYIEALKGKGALINPAHMITDFQPLTELKEAEAHPLYRYIQNRMVTAYVSLNGRLGVQIYQMAKQAGLQVPEDVSIVSFDDPTSIVEEFSIFTHVKQFERDMGYRAAAKLLEVLRGHGETKSYSKMLIEPELVVRQTTGTVPQA